In Halobaculum magnesiiphilum, the following proteins share a genomic window:
- a CDS encoding ArsR/SmtB family transcription factor — protein sequence MATTDRLERLIADEVGECCAADVDDRLDDLHALAERARVVDGGEAAELDALSALGSDTRYRLARLLAAADGELCVCELEPLVEVSSSAVSHALSTLTDAGLLVRRKEGKWRYYDTTERAEALLDALDATRAADE from the coding sequence ATGGCTACGACCGACCGGCTCGAACGCCTCATCGCGGACGAGGTGGGCGAGTGCTGCGCGGCCGACGTGGACGACCGGCTCGACGACCTGCACGCGCTGGCCGAGCGCGCCCGGGTCGTCGACGGCGGGGAGGCGGCCGAGCTCGACGCGCTGTCGGCGCTCGGCAGCGACACGCGCTACCGGCTGGCGCGCCTGCTCGCCGCGGCCGACGGCGAGTTGTGCGTCTGCGAGCTCGAGCCGCTGGTCGAGGTGAGCTCCTCGGCGGTCAGTCACGCGCTCTCGACGCTGACCGACGCCGGCCTGCTCGTCCGACGCAAGGAGGGCAAGTGGCGCTACTACGACACCACCGAGCGCGCGGAGGCGCTGTTGGACGCCCTCGACGCGACCCGCGCGGCGGACGAATGA
- the arsB gene encoding ACR3 family arsenite efflux transporter yields the protein MSGEPAGAHEHGPNCGCDACGDPRSMDFLDKYLTVWIVGAMAVGVGLGYVAPSVTRPIRDLHLVEIGLIAMMYPPLAKADYSRLRTVFGNWRVLGLSLVQNWLIGPTLMFGLAVVFFGGVVPGLPARPEYFLGLVFIGMARCIAMVLVWNELADGSTEYVTGLVAFNSLFQILTYGVYVWFFALVLPPLLGMESLVAGITTFDIAPMQVFEAIVVFLGIPFAAGFLSRYVGTQVKSEAWYEDEFVPRVDPLTLVALLFTVVVMFATQGGNIVAAPGDVLLIAVPLTIYFVVIFLVSFGMGRGVGADYSTTTAIGFTAASNNFELAIAVAVAVFGVGSGVAFATVVGPLIEVPVLLALVNVALYFQRRYDWTGRDDGRGTTTPAESPGDD from the coding sequence GTGAGCGGCGAGCCGGCCGGGGCCCACGAGCACGGGCCGAACTGCGGCTGTGACGCCTGCGGCGACCCGCGCTCGATGGACTTCCTCGACAAGTACCTCACCGTCTGGATCGTCGGGGCGATGGCGGTCGGTGTCGGCCTCGGGTACGTCGCGCCGTCGGTGACACGGCCGATACGGGACCTCCACCTCGTCGAGATCGGCTTGATCGCGATGATGTACCCGCCGCTGGCGAAGGCCGACTACTCGCGGCTGCGGACCGTCTTCGGCAACTGGCGCGTGCTCGGCCTGAGCCTCGTGCAGAACTGGCTCATCGGGCCGACGCTGATGTTCGGGCTCGCGGTCGTGTTCTTCGGCGGCGTCGTTCCGGGGCTGCCCGCCCGCCCGGAGTACTTCCTCGGGCTGGTGTTCATCGGGATGGCCCGGTGTATCGCGATGGTGCTCGTGTGGAACGAGCTCGCGGACGGCTCGACCGAGTACGTCACCGGACTGGTCGCGTTCAACAGCCTGTTCCAGATCCTCACCTACGGGGTGTACGTCTGGTTCTTCGCGCTCGTACTCCCGCCACTGCTCGGGATGGAGTCGCTCGTCGCCGGGATCACGACGTTCGACATCGCGCCCATGCAGGTGTTCGAGGCGATCGTCGTGTTCCTCGGGATCCCGTTCGCCGCGGGCTTCCTGAGTCGCTACGTCGGCACCCAAGTGAAGAGCGAGGCGTGGTACGAGGACGAGTTCGTGCCGCGCGTGGACCCGCTGACGCTCGTCGCGCTGCTGTTCACGGTGGTCGTGATGTTCGCGACGCAGGGCGGCAACATCGTCGCGGCGCCCGGCGACGTGCTGTTGATCGCGGTGCCGCTCACGATCTACTTCGTCGTGATTTTCCTCGTCAGCTTCGGGATGGGACGCGGCGTCGGCGCGGACTACTCGACGACGACCGCGATCGGCTTCACCGCCGCCTCGAACAACTTCGAACTCGCCATCGCCGTCGCCGTGGCTGTGTTCGGCGTCGGCTCGGGCGTCGCGTTCGCGACCGTCGTGGGCCCGCTCATCGAGGTCCCCGTGCTGCTCGCGCTGGTCAACGTCGCGCTGTACTTCCAGCGTCGCTACGATTGGACTGGCCGCGACGACGGCCGCGGGACGACGACGCCCGCCGAGTCGCCGGGCGACGACTGA
- the glpB gene encoding glycerol-3-phosphate dehydrogenase subunit GlpB translates to MAIESAVVVVGGGLAGATAALSAAREGAHVHLVSANESTLRQASGLIDALGYPVADAGREGDDNDGDGGNGVAADSGPLADPFAGVDDLPADHPYRLIGADALREGLSLFDDTVGDLYRGGHTDRNALVATTSGRAKPTARYPRSMAPGLVSDERPTLLVGFEAATDFDAPLAAERLSAAGVPFDVTGATIAFPGEYRADAAVTRLAHALERDEDAGDGRTTRQRLADRVRPHLDDAERVGFPAILGDSHVEEVRADLSERLGVEVFEVPTGPPSLPGIRLSDRLFEALDDAGVSMTTGTPVVDFEPEEDGAGGDRIDRVFIDRNGARIPYAAEQFVLATGGLVGKGLDSDRERATEAVFGCHVPQPDDRMEWSEGGAFADHAFARFGVRIDERGRPLAADGTPEFENLSAAGGVVGGADVAREKSASGVSLATGLVAGRTAAEEV, encoded by the coding sequence GTGGCGATTGAGTCGGCCGTGGTCGTCGTCGGCGGCGGTCTCGCCGGCGCGACGGCGGCGCTGTCGGCGGCCCGCGAGGGCGCACACGTCCACCTCGTCTCCGCCAACGAGAGCACGCTCCGACAGGCGAGCGGGCTGATCGACGCGCTCGGCTACCCCGTCGCCGACGCGGGGCGGGAGGGCGACGACAACGACGGCGACGGCGGCAACGGGGTCGCCGCCGACTCAGGCCCGCTCGCGGACCCGTTCGCGGGGGTCGACGACCTCCCTGCCGACCACCCGTACCGACTGATCGGCGCCGATGCGCTCCGCGAGGGGCTCAGCCTGTTCGACGACACCGTCGGCGACCTGTACCGGGGCGGCCACACCGACCGCAACGCGCTCGTGGCGACCACCTCGGGGCGCGCCAAGCCGACGGCCCGGTACCCGCGGAGCATGGCGCCGGGACTCGTCAGCGACGAGCGCCCGACGCTCCTCGTGGGCTTCGAGGCCGCGACGGACTTCGACGCGCCGCTCGCGGCCGAGCGACTCTCTGCGGCGGGCGTCCCGTTCGACGTGACGGGCGCGACGATCGCGTTCCCCGGCGAGTACCGCGCGGACGCCGCCGTGACGCGGTTGGCGCACGCGCTGGAGCGGGATGAGGACGCAGGGGATGGGCGGACGACCCGTCAGCGACTCGCCGACCGCGTTCGCCCCCACCTGGACGACGCCGAACGCGTCGGATTTCCGGCGATCCTGGGCGATTCGCACGTCGAGGAGGTGCGCGCGGATCTGTCCGAGCGCCTCGGCGTCGAGGTGTTCGAGGTCCCGACGGGACCGCCGAGCCTCCCGGGGATCAGACTGTCGGACCGGCTGTTCGAGGCGCTCGACGATGCCGGCGTCTCGATGACGACGGGGACGCCGGTCGTCGACTTCGAGCCCGAGGAGGACGGCGCCGGCGGCGACCGGATCGACCGCGTGTTCATCGACCGCAACGGCGCGAGGATACCCTACGCGGCCGAGCAGTTCGTCCTCGCGACGGGCGGGCTCGTCGGGAAGGGGCTGGACTCGGATCGCGAACGCGCGACCGAGGCGGTGTTCGGCTGCCACGTCCCCCAGCCGGACGACCGCATGGAGTGGTCCGAGGGGGGCGCGTTCGCGGACCACGCGTTCGCGCGCTTCGGCGTTCGGATCGACGAACGGGGACGCCCGCTCGCCGCCGACGGGACGCCGGAGTTCGAGAACCTCTCGGCGGCCGGCGGGGTCGTCGGCGGGGCGGACGTTGCCCGCGAGAAGTCGGCGAGCGGGGTCTCGCTCGCCACGGGCTTGGTCGCGGGTCGGACCGCGGCCGAGGAGGTGTGA
- a CDS encoding IS6 family transposase yields the protein MTEFDRLSGDIEWIDLEFVERERTPEQIIEVGIQLHLAGLSLSNTKQYLERLGVERSRTAIHNWVQKADLQPAGDGAPNQIAVDETVIRINNERHWLYAAVDPETNEFLHVRLFQTRTTQLTVLFLRELREKQQIEQTTFLVDGAHYLKAALERLGLRFQISRHGNRNAVERVFREVKRRTSSFSNTFSNVEPPTAESWLQAFAVWWNRC from the coding sequence ATGACCGAATTCGACCGCCTCAGCGGAGATATCGAGTGGATCGACTTGGAGTTTGTGGAGCGAGAGCGGACACCCGAGCAGATCATTGAAGTCGGTATTCAACTCCATCTCGCGGGTCTATCACTTTCGAATACCAAACAGTATCTTGAGAGGTTGGGTGTCGAACGGAGTCGTACCGCGATTCATAACTGGGTACAGAAGGCAGATCTACAGCCGGCTGGCGACGGAGCTCCGAATCAGATCGCAGTCGACGAGACAGTGATTCGGATCAACAACGAACGACACTGGCTGTACGCTGCCGTCGATCCCGAAACGAACGAATTCCTCCATGTTAGGCTGTTTCAGACGAGAACCACGCAACTCACCGTGCTGTTCCTTCGTGAACTCCGCGAGAAACAGCAGATCGAGCAAACGACTTTTCTCGTCGATGGAGCGCACTATCTCAAAGCCGCGCTGGAGCGGCTCGGACTCCGATTTCAAATATCTCGCCACGGAAATCGGAATGCTGTCGAACGTGTCTTTCGTGAGGTAAAACGCAGAACCTCTTCGTTTTCAAATACGTTCAGCAACGTGGAGCCACCGACGGCAGAATCGTGGCTCCAAGCCTTCGCCGTCTGGTGGAATCGATGCTAA
- a CDS encoding low molecular weight phosphatase family protein, with protein MSDEDAAADAAAPDAGSDAAVADGAGDDPVRLAFVCVQNAGRSQMSYAFAEREVERRGLGHRVELLTGGTHPADHVHEEVVDAMAEVGSDVSDRTPRAVTDDELNDCDYVATMGCSTLSLAEGVEARDWALADPDGKSPEEVAAIRDEIESLVVALFDEAFGTREGDEDDGGVGR; from the coding sequence ATGAGCGACGAGGACGCCGCGGCGGACGCCGCCGCTCCCGACGCGGGCAGCGACGCGGCCGTTGCCGACGGCGCGGGCGACGACCCCGTCAGGCTCGCGTTCGTCTGCGTGCAGAACGCCGGGCGCTCGCAGATGTCGTACGCGTTCGCCGAGCGCGAGGTCGAGCGCCGCGGGCTCGGCCACCGCGTGGAACTGCTGACCGGCGGGACCCACCCCGCCGATCACGTCCACGAGGAGGTCGTCGACGCGATGGCCGAGGTCGGGAGCGACGTGTCCGACCGGACCCCGCGGGCGGTGACCGACGACGAGCTGAACGACTGCGACTACGTCGCGACGATGGGCTGCTCGACGCTGTCGCTGGCAGAGGGTGTCGAGGCGCGCGACTGGGCGCTCGCTGACCCCGACGGCAAGTCGCCCGAGGAGGTGGCGGCGATCCGCGACGAGATCGAATCGCTGGTCGTCGCGCTGTTCGACGAGGCGTTCGGAACCCGCGAGGGCGACGAGGACGACGGCGGTGTCGGTCGGTGA
- a CDS encoding universal stress protein has translation MIERVLVPMDESETAERALRHALEAHPEAEIIVLHVVGEPSGMMGAAASLALEEDAEQAGEDAADDLFSRAEEIAAEYGATVATEVGYGSAAKEIVRLAEAVDVVVIGAHTGGVAERLFVGNVARSIVQNSPVPVTVVH, from the coding sequence ATGATCGAACGCGTCCTCGTTCCGATGGACGAGTCCGAGACGGCCGAGCGGGCGCTCAGACACGCGCTCGAAGCCCACCCGGAGGCGGAGATCATCGTCCTCCACGTCGTGGGCGAACCGTCCGGCATGATGGGGGCGGCCGCGAGCCTGGCCCTCGAGGAGGACGCCGAGCAGGCTGGGGAGGACGCCGCGGACGACCTCTTCTCCCGGGCCGAAGAGATCGCGGCGGAGTACGGCGCGACGGTCGCGACCGAGGTGGGCTACGGAAGCGCGGCCAAGGAGATCGTCAGGCTGGCCGAGGCGGTCGACGTGGTCGTGATCGGCGCTCACACCGGAGGCGTCGCCGAGCGGTTGTTCGTCGGCAACGTCGCGAGGAGCATCGTCCAGAACTCGCCGGTCCCGGTGACGGTCGTCCACTGA
- a CDS encoding anaerobic glycerol-3-phosphate dehydrogenase subunit C, which translates to MDLRPGADSCYKCTSCDTSCPVAEVDDSFPGPKFQGPEQWRLKRKEDTEIDESITGCSNCMRCDGACPSDVPLSQMHNTARGEYVDNQMDKLSREYLRNRILANYGTLAGIGSKVPRLTNAIMGNSLVQKLNEKLLGITAERDFPEFADQTFRSWWKQRGGPNVESDEKRIAYFHGDYANYNTVEVAKALVRVYEAFGYEILVPDQRCSGTPMFANGMLDDARRSAAVNVENLGDAIEQGYDVVASCTSCSMALRQEYPELFDFEGTETVAANTYDALEYLLINENVIDPLSEVDAADHDIPDFAYHAPCHSRNQGLDRQAVELFRHLDGVDVADVGDSCSGISGTYGWKEEKYEYSMEIGEEMFEHMEHAEGETGMTECPTCSMQMEHGTGYEIDHPLQVLESALVDTDVEI; encoded by the coding sequence ATGGACCTGCGTCCGGGCGCCGATTCCTGTTACAAGTGCACCTCCTGTGACACCTCCTGCCCGGTCGCGGAGGTGGACGACTCCTTCCCGGGACCGAAGTTCCAGGGTCCCGAGCAGTGGCGCCTCAAGCGCAAGGAGGACACCGAGATCGACGAGTCGATCACCGGCTGTTCCAACTGCATGCGCTGTGACGGCGCGTGTCCCTCGGACGTGCCGCTGTCACAGATGCACAACACCGCCCGGGGGGAGTACGTCGACAACCAGATGGACAAGCTGTCGCGTGAGTACCTCCGCAACCGGATCCTCGCCAACTACGGCACCCTCGCCGGCATCGGCTCGAAGGTGCCCCGGCTGACGAACGCGATCATGGGCAACTCGCTGGTCCAGAAACTCAACGAGAAGCTCCTCGGTATCACCGCCGAGCGCGACTTCCCGGAGTTCGCGGACCAGACGTTCCGGAGCTGGTGGAAACAGCGCGGCGGCCCGAACGTCGAGAGCGACGAGAAGCGGATCGCGTACTTCCACGGCGACTACGCCAACTACAACACCGTCGAGGTGGCGAAGGCGCTCGTCCGCGTGTACGAGGCGTTCGGCTACGAGATCCTCGTCCCCGACCAGCGCTGTTCGGGGACGCCGATGTTCGCCAACGGGATGCTCGACGACGCGCGCCGCTCGGCCGCCGTCAACGTCGAGAACCTCGGCGACGCGATCGAGCAGGGGTACGACGTGGTCGCCTCCTGCACCTCCTGCTCGATGGCGCTGCGTCAGGAGTACCCCGAGCTGTTCGACTTCGAGGGAACCGAGACGGTCGCGGCCAACACCTACGACGCGCTGGAGTACCTCCTGATCAACGAGAACGTGATCGACCCGCTGAGCGAGGTCGACGCCGCCGACCACGACATCCCCGACTTCGCGTACCACGCGCCGTGTCACTCCCGCAACCAGGGGCTCGACCGGCAGGCTGTGGAACTGTTCCGCCACCTCGACGGCGTCGACGTGGCGGACGTGGGCGACTCCTGTTCGGGCATCTCGGGGACCTACGGCTGGAAGGAGGAGAAGTACGAGTACTCGATGGAGATCGGCGAGGAGATGTTCGAGCACATGGAGCACGCCGAGGGCGAGACCGGGATGACCGAGTGTCCCACCTGCTCGATGCAGATGGAGCACGGCACCGGCTACGAGATCGACCACCCGTTGCAGGTGCTGGAGTCGGCCTTGGTCGACACCGACGTGGAGATCTGA
- the ileS gene encoding isoleucine--tRNA ligase, translated as MDDSDISDQYTPEAVEAAVSERWDETDAYETAKEAHADDPSFFFVDGPPYTTGQMHLGTAWNKTLKDTVIRHKRMNGHDVTDRPGYDMHGLPIETKVEQELGFDTKQDIEEFGMENFIEECREFAVRNRENMDEDFQSIGAWMDWDDPYQTIEPEYMEAAWWALRRVHDRGLVEQGKRSISQCPRCETAIANNEVEYEEIESPSIYVKFPLRDREGSLVIWTTTPWTIPANTFIAVGSDLTYQAVEATKDGETETLFLAESTVEDALRRGRYDDYEVVAEYGGEELVGWEYDHPLAEEVPEHPSFEGAGEVYTADYVEADRTGLVHSAPGHGQEDFERGEELGLEAFCPVGGDGVYTDAGGDYAGQFVRDANDDIIADLEEKGLLLASETHEHSYGHCWRCDTPIVFLATDQWFIRITEIKDELLDNIDDAEWHPHSAREGRFRNFVEEAPDWNVSRQRYWGIPLPIWVPEDAETYDDDDLIVVGTREELAERVDQEIDPDAIDLHRPSVDDLSITEDGTTYERVPDVFDVWFDSSVASLGTIGYPSDEADFEELWPADLIIEAHDQTRGWFWSQLGMGTAALGESPYDEVLMHGFTTMGDGSKMSKSKGNIVEPEEAIDAAGRDPLRCYLLSHEQQEKNLAFEWDGLHEMQSTLNILWNVFRFPLPYMQLDGYDPADPDLDAAELEVVDEWVLSRLQTVKAEMDAAWDDYEVDDALNALLDFVTGDVSRFYVKAIRERMWEDEDSASKRAAYDTMATVLGEVTRLLAPYAPYLTERMYQHLDGEATTVHQLAYPEIDEDLRDEQLETDMAVLRDVEEAAANARQRAERKLRWPVTRVVVESGDGATRASVSNLRDLLADRVNSRSVEVVDSYGELVEVAEPEMSKLGPAFGGDAQEVMGAIQGATRADLEASGRLAVEVDGEVYELDEEMVTFHSQAPEGIVSAEFDSGTVYVDTELTEDVESEGYARDVVRRIQEMRKELDLDVDERIRVSLDVADDRVAGFVDEHREYVAEETRADAFVDRDEADFDLVEEWTVEGVPVTIGVARVGAETPAGE; from the coding sequence ATGGACGACAGCGACATCTCGGACCAGTACACGCCGGAGGCGGTGGAGGCCGCCGTCTCCGAGCGCTGGGACGAGACGGACGCCTACGAGACGGCGAAGGAGGCGCACGCCGACGACCCGTCGTTCTTCTTCGTCGACGGCCCGCCGTACACGACCGGCCAGATGCACCTGGGGACGGCCTGGAACAAGACCCTCAAGGACACCGTCATCCGTCACAAGCGGATGAACGGCCACGACGTGACCGACCGCCCCGGCTACGACATGCACGGGCTCCCCATCGAGACGAAAGTCGAGCAGGAGCTCGGCTTCGACACCAAACAGGACATCGAGGAGTTCGGGATGGAGAACTTCATCGAGGAGTGCCGGGAGTTCGCCGTCCGCAACCGCGAGAACATGGACGAGGACTTCCAGTCCATCGGCGCCTGGATGGACTGGGACGACCCCTACCAGACCATCGAGCCGGAGTACATGGAGGCCGCCTGGTGGGCGCTCCGGCGGGTTCACGACCGCGGGCTCGTCGAGCAGGGCAAACGCTCCATCTCCCAGTGCCCGCGGTGTGAGACCGCCATCGCCAACAACGAGGTCGAGTACGAGGAGATCGAATCGCCCTCGATCTACGTGAAGTTCCCCCTCCGCGACCGCGAGGGGAGCCTCGTCATCTGGACGACGACGCCGTGGACCATCCCCGCGAACACCTTCATCGCGGTCGGCAGCGACCTCACCTACCAAGCGGTCGAAGCCACGAAGGACGGCGAGACGGAGACGCTGTTCCTCGCCGAGTCGACCGTCGAAGACGCCCTCCGGCGCGGCCGCTACGACGACTACGAGGTCGTCGCCGAGTACGGCGGCGAGGAGCTGGTCGGCTGGGAGTACGACCACCCGCTCGCCGAGGAGGTGCCCGAGCATCCGAGCTTCGAGGGCGCCGGCGAGGTCTACACCGCCGACTACGTCGAGGCCGACCGCACGGGCCTCGTGCACTCCGCGCCCGGCCACGGGCAGGAGGACTTCGAGCGCGGCGAGGAGCTGGGCCTGGAGGCCTTCTGCCCCGTCGGCGGCGACGGCGTCTACACCGACGCCGGCGGCGACTACGCGGGCCAGTTCGTCCGCGACGCCAACGACGACATCATCGCGGACCTGGAGGAGAAGGGCCTGCTGCTCGCCAGCGAGACACACGAACACAGCTACGGGCACTGCTGGCGGTGTGACACGCCGATCGTTTTCCTCGCGACCGACCAGTGGTTCATCCGGATCACCGAGATCAAAGACGAGCTGCTGGACAACATCGACGACGCCGAGTGGCACCCCCACTCCGCCCGCGAGGGCCGCTTCCGCAACTTCGTCGAGGAGGCGCCCGACTGGAACGTCTCCCGGCAGCGCTACTGGGGCATCCCCCTCCCGATCTGGGTGCCCGAGGACGCCGAGACGTACGACGACGACGACCTGATCGTCGTCGGCACGCGCGAGGAGCTCGCCGAGCGCGTCGACCAGGAGATCGACCCCGACGCTATCGACCTCCACCGCCCCTCCGTCGACGACCTGTCCATCACCGAGGACGGCACCACCTACGAGCGCGTGCCGGACGTGTTCGACGTGTGGTTCGACTCCTCGGTCGCCAGCCTCGGCACCATCGGCTACCCGAGCGACGAGGCGGACTTCGAGGAGCTGTGGCCCGCCGACCTCATCATCGAGGCGCACGACCAGACCCGCGGCTGGTTCTGGTCGCAGCTGGGCATGGGCACCGCCGCCCTCGGCGAGTCCCCGTACGACGAGGTGCTCATGCACGGCTTCACGACGATGGGCGACGGCTCGAAGATGTCCAAGTCGAAGGGGAACATCGTCGAGCCCGAGGAGGCAATCGACGCCGCCGGACGCGACCCCCTCCGGTGTTACCTCCTCAGCCACGAGCAGCAGGAGAAGAACCTCGCGTTCGAGTGGGACGGGCTCCACGAGATGCAGTCCACCCTGAACATCCTCTGGAACGTCTTCCGGTTCCCGCTGCCGTACATGCAGCTGGACGGCTACGACCCGGCAGACCCCGACCTCGACGCCGCCGAGCTCGAGGTCGTCGACGAGTGGGTGCTCTCGCGACTCCAAACCGTGAAAGCCGAGATGGACGCCGCGTGGGACGACTACGAGGTCGACGACGCGCTCAACGCCCTCCTCGACTTCGTCACGGGCGACGTGTCGCGCTTCTACGTGAAGGCGATCCGCGAGCGCATGTGGGAGGACGAGGACTCCGCCAGCAAGCGCGCCGCCTACGACACGATGGCGACCGTGCTCGGCGAGGTCACCCGGCTGCTTGCCCCGTACGCCCCGTACCTCACCGAGCGGATGTACCAGCACCTCGACGGCGAGGCGACGACGGTCCACCAGCTCGCGTACCCCGAGATCGACGAGGATCTGCGGGACGAGCAGCTCGAAACCGACATGGCCGTCCTCCGGGACGTCGAGGAGGCGGCCGCGAACGCCCGCCAGCGCGCCGAGCGCAAGCTCCGCTGGCCCGTCACCCGCGTCGTCGTCGAGAGCGGCGACGGGGCGACGCGCGCGTCGGTGTCGAACCTCCGCGACCTGCTCGCCGACCGCGTGAACAGCCGGTCGGTGGAAGTGGTCGACTCCTACGGCGAACTCGTCGAGGTCGCCGAACCCGAGATGTCGAAGCTCGGCCCGGCCTTCGGCGGCGACGCCCAGGAGGTCATGGGAGCCATCCAGGGTGCGACCCGCGCGGATCTGGAGGCAAGCGGCCGCCTCGCGGTCGAGGTCGACGGCGAGGTGTACGAGCTGGACGAGGAGATGGTGACCTTCCACTCGCAGGCGCCCGAGGGCATCGTGAGCGCGGAGTTCGACTCGGGGACGGTGTACGTCGACACCGAACTCACCGAGGACGTGGAGTCCGAGGGGTACGCCCGCGACGTGGTCCGCCGGATCCAGGAGATGCGCAAGGAACTCGACCTCGACGTCGACGAGCGCATCCGCGTCTCGCTGGACGTCGCCGACGACCGCGTCGCCGGCTTCGTCGACGAGCACCGCGAGTACGTTGCCGAGGAGACCCGTGCCGACGCGTTCGTGGACAGGGACGAGGCCGACTTCGACCTCGTCGAGGAGTGGACCGTCGAGGGCGTCCCGGTGACGATCGGCGTCGCGCGGGTGGGGGCGGAGACCCCCGCCGGCGAGTAA
- a CDS encoding DUF7500 family protein, translating into MSDADDAEEPDEEGAVRDVVRVDAAGDEADDESGDDDGADAGPPVGRDGVMDPDDLDIRGRDGVDETDDGRYVISTGEGRHEDLRDEVPDGARDGAGTGSARAGSDGERDDREVGADGWAGVEGRVDGRADVDDSDPTTSPAPSSPPDRDAAGDPLEAVADELGALSASHGFALAVAAGGETDTLRVASGDPTDTLATALRWYARRVNPGEPAEETISKLLAASDLNVE; encoded by the coding sequence ATGAGCGACGCCGACGACGCGGAGGAACCCGACGAGGAGGGTGCTGTCCGGGATGTCGTCCGCGTCGACGCCGCAGGGGACGAAGCCGACGACGAATCGGGAGACGACGACGGCGCGGACGCCGGCCCGCCGGTCGGCCGCGACGGCGTGATGGACCCGGACGACCTCGACATCCGCGGCCGGGACGGCGTCGACGAGACCGACGACGGGCGGTACGTCATCTCCACCGGCGAGGGACGACACGAGGACCTCCGGGACGAGGTTCCCGACGGCGCCCGCGACGGCGCGGGAACCGGGTCCGCCCGAGCTGGTTCCGACGGCGAGCGAGACGACAGGGAGGTCGGCGCCGACGGATGGGCCGGCGTCGAGGGGCGAGTGGACGGGCGAGCGGACGTGGACGACTCCGATCCGACAACCTCGCCGGCGCCGTCGTCGCCGCCGGATCGGGACGCAGCCGGCGACCCGCTGGAGGCGGTGGCGGACGAACTCGGCGCGCTCTCGGCGTCACACGGCTTCGCGCTCGCGGTCGCGGCTGGCGGGGAGACCGACACTCTCCGGGTCGCGTCGGGCGATCCGACGGACACGTTGGCGACGGCCCTGCGCTGGTACGCCCGCCGCGTCAACCCGGGCGAACCGGCCGAGGAGACGATCTCGAAACTGTTGGCGGCGTCGGACTTGAACGTCGAGTAG